From Strix uralensis isolate ZFMK-TIS-50842 unplaced genomic scaffold, bStrUra1 scaffold_469, whole genome shotgun sequence, the proteins below share one genomic window:
- the LOC141938965 gene encoding LOW QUALITY PROTEIN: potassium-transporting ATPase alpha chain 1-like (The sequence of the model RefSeq protein was modified relative to this genomic sequence to represent the inferred CDS: deleted 1 base in 1 codon): MKKEMDVDDHKLEVNDLEVKYSTSSTKGLVEPVAAERLLRDGPNELRPPRGTPECVKFGRQLAGGLQCLMWVAAAICLIAYGVQEGEGDRGSSDNLYLAIALIAVVVVTGCFGYYQEFKSTNIIASFKNLVPQQATVIREGDKLQINANELVVGDLVEIKGGDRVPADIRIISAQGCKVDNSSLTGESEPQTRSPECTHDSPLETRNIAFFSTMCLEGADGHGLVINTGDRTIIGRIASLASGVENEKTPIAIEIEHVVDIIAGLAIFFGATFFVVAMVIGYPFLRAMVFFMAIVVAYVPEGLLATVTVCLSLTAKRLARKNCVVKNLEAVETLGSTSVICSDKTGTLTQNRMTVAHLWFDNQIHTADTTEDQSGQSFDQSSETWTMLSRVVTLCNRAQFKPGQDNVPVAKREVIGDASETALLKFAEVTVGPVVEARGRFPKVAELPFNSTNKFQLSVHEAGERQLLVLKGAPERVLERCSTVLLKGQELALDTQWREAFEGAYAELGGRGERVLGFCARWLPAGTVAAGTDPEELPEVAVGLCFAGLVSMIDPPRATVPQAVLKCRTAGIRVIMVTGDHPITAKAIAAAVGIISEGSETPEEVAARLRLPLERVDPRQARARVVTGAELAAMTPGALEGLLRAHPEMVFARTSPQQKLVIVESCQRLGSIVAVTGDGVNDSPALKKADIGVAMGIAGSDAAKNAADMILLDDNFASIVTGVEQGRLIFDNLKKSIAYTLTKNIPELTPYLIYITASVPLPLGCITILFIELCTDIFPSVSLAYERAESDIMHLKPRNPRRDRLVNEPLAAYSYFQIGAIQSFAGFTDYFVAMAQEGWWPLLCLGLRPRWEDTHEQELQDSYGQQWTFEQRRYQQYTCYTVFFISIEMCQIADVLIRKTRRLSLLQQGLFRCL, encoded by the exons ATGAAGAAGGAGATGGACGTG GACGACCACAAGCTCGAGGTGAACGACCTGGAGGTCAAGTACAGCACCAGTAGCACCAAG GGCCTGGTGGAGCCGGTGGCAGCCGAGCGGCTGCTGCGGGATGGTCCCAACGAGCTCCGGCCCCCTCGGGGGACCCCCGAATGCGTCAAATTTGGGCGACAACTGGCCGGGGGTCTCCAGTGCCTGATGTGGGTGGCGGCGGCCATTTGCCTCATCGCCTACGGCGTGCAGGAGGGGGAGGGGGACCGCGGCAGCTCCGACAAC ctgtacCTCGCCATCGCCCTCATCGCCGTCGTCGTGGTTACCGGCTGCTTCGGCTACTACCAGGAGTTCAAGAGCACCAACATCATCGCCAGCTTCAAGAACCTCGTCCCTCAG CAAGCCACCGTGATCCGGGAAGGGGACAAGTTGCAGATCAACGCCAACGAGTTGGTGGTGGGTGACCTGGTGGAGATCAAAGGAGGTGACCGAGTCCCTGCAGACATCCGCATCATCTCGGCTCAGGGTTGCAAG GTGGACAACTCATCGTTGACGGGGGAGTCAGAGCCGCAGACGCGCTCACCCGAGTGCACCCACGATTCCCCCTTGGAGACCCGCAACATCGCCTTCTTCTCCACCATGTGTCTAGAAGGTGC GGACGGCCATGGGCTGGTGATCAACACGGGGGACCGGACCATCATCGGGCGCATCGCCAGCTTGGCCTCGGGGGTGGAGAACGAGAAGACCCCCATCGCCATCGAGATCGAGCAC GTCGTGGACATCATCGCCGGCCTGGCCATCTTCTTCGGTGCCACCTTCTTCGTGGTGGCCATGGTCATCGGTTACCCCTTCCTCCGCGCTATGGTCTTCTTCATGGCCATCGTGGTGGCTTATGTCCCTGAGGGGTTGCTGGCCACCGTCACG GTTTGCCTCTCGCTGACGGCCAAGCGGCTGGCGCGGAAGAACTGCGTGGTGAAGAACCTGGAAGCGGTGGAGACCTTGGGGTCCACCTCGGTCATCTGCTCCGACAAGACGGGGACCCTCACCCAGAACCGCATGACCGTGGCCCACCTTTGGTTCGACAACCAGATCCACACGGCCGACACCACCGAGGACCAATCGG gtCAAAGCTTCGACCAATCGTCGGAGACGTGGACCATGTTGAGCCGCGTCGTCACCCTCTGCAACCGGGCCCAGTTCAAACCAGGCCAAGACAACGTCCCCGTGGCCAAG cgcgAGGTCATCGGCGACGCTTCGGAGACGGCGCTGCTGAAGTTCGCGGAGGTGACGGTGGGGCCGGTGGTGGAGGCGCGGGGACGGTTCCCCAAGGTGGCCGAGCTGCCCTTCAACTCCACCAACAAGTTCCAG CTGTCGGTCCACGAGGCGGGAGAACGTCAACTGCTGGTGCTGAAAGGTGCCCCCGAGCGGGTGCTGGAGCGGTGCAGCACGGTGCTGCTGAAGGGACAGGAGTTGGCCCTGGACACCCAATGGCGAGAGGCCTTCGAGGGGGCCTACGCCGAGCTGGGGGGGCGTGGGGAGAGGGTGCTGG GGTTCTGCGCCCGCTGGCTGCCAGCGGGGACGGTGGCAGCAGGGACGGACCCCGAGGAGCTGCCGGAGGTGGCCGTGGGCCTCTGCTTCGCCGGGCTGGTGTCCATGATCGACCCCCCCAGGGCCACCGTCCCCCAGGCCGTGCTCAAGTGTCGCACGGCCGGTATCAGG GTGATCATGGTGACCGGTGACCACCCAATCACGGCCAAGGCCATCGCGGCCGCCGTCGGCATCATCTCGGAGGGCAGCGAAACCCCCGAGGAGGTGGCGGCTCGGCTGCGCCTCCCCCTCGAGCGGGTGGACCCCAG GCAGGCGCGGGCGCGGGTGGTGACAGGGGCGGAGCTGGCGGCCATGACACCCGGGGCTCTGGAGGGGCTTCTCCGGGCCCACCCCGAGATGGTTTTTGCCCGGACGTCACCTCAACAGAAACTTGTCATCGTGGAGAGCTGCCAGCGGCTG ggctccATCGTGGCGGTGACAGGGGACGGGGTGAACGACTCCCCCGCGCTGAAGAAGGCCGACATCGGGGTGGCCATGGGCATCGCCGGCTCCGACGCCGCCAAGAACGCGGCCGACATGATCCTCCTCGACGACAACTTCGCCTCCATCGTCACCGGCGTGGAGCAAG gccgCTTGATCTTTGACAACCTGAAGAAGTCCATCGCCTACACCTTGACCAAGAACATCCCCGAGTTGACCCCCTACCTCATCTACATCACGGCCAGCGTCCCCCTGCCCTTGGGTTGCATCACCATCCTCTTCATCGAGCTCTGCACTGACATC TTCCCCTCGGTCTCCTTGGCCTATGAGAGGGCGGAGAGTGACATCATGCACCTGAAACCCCGCAACCCTCGACGCGACCGATTGGTCAACGAACCTTTGGCGGCTTATTCCTACTTCCAGATCG GTGCCATCCAGTCCTTCGCCGGCTTCACCGACTACTTCGTGGCCATGGCCCAGGAAGGTTGGTGGCCCCTCCTCTGCCTGGGGCTGCGCCCGCGCTGGGAAGACACCCacgagcaggagctgcaggacagcTACGGCCAGCAATGG ACCTTCGAGCAGCGCCGCTACCAGCAGTACACCTGCTACACCGTCTTCTTCATCAGCATCGAGATGTGCCAGATCGCCGACGTCCTCATCCGCAAGACCCGGcgcctctccctcctccagcagggCCTCTTCCGGtgcctatag
- the LOC141938966 gene encoding B-cell receptor CD22-like, whose translation MLLFVCFLLLLPGSSSVCPDLVTGPKEFVAGLGSCLYISCRYKFCQGGKNIKFQKFHWLHQPRYDKTRQDFFGEKTLNPSNPPETNEGDCSLVLPHLKAEDAGVYGLRVVATSPQWIPRELRWMHQVTVNVTDTAPAPHLWPDPSPLTQGLRTTLGCWVPPACPKDTLTLTWEDPSPNIGGPRGQLDPPATVASFPGVGTRLEFEPLWYHDGPSSLQAFGGPTEQPSPGRPGCSRSTMILA comes from the exons ATGTTGCTCTTcgtctgcttcctcctcctcctcccag GTTCTTCGTCCGTCTGCCCCGACCTGGTGACGGGTCCCAAGGAGTTCGTGGCTGGGTTGGGTTCCTGCCTCTACATCTCCTGCCGCTACAAGTTCTGCCAAGGGGGCAAGAACATCAAGTTCCAGAAATTCCACTGGCTCCACCAGCCCCGTTACGATAAAACCAGGCAggatttttttggggaaaaaacattaAATCCCTCGAATCCCCCCGAAACCAACGAGGGCGACTGTAGCCTCGTCCTGCCCCACCTCAAAGCCGAAGACGCTGGAGTCTACGGGCTGCGGGTGGTGGCCACTTCCCCCCAGTGGATCCCCAGGGAGCTGCGGTGGATGCACCAAGTCACCGTCAACGTCACCG acaccgcccccgccccccacctATGGCCGGACCCATCCCCCCTCACCCAAGGCCTCAGGACCACCcttgggtgctgggtgccccccgCCTGCCCCAAAGACACCCTCACCCTCACCTGGGAGGACCCGTCACCAAACATCGGGGGCCCACGTGGACAACTGGACCCCCCGGCCACCGTCGCGTCCTTCCCGGGTGTCGGCACCAGGTTGGAATTTGAACCCCTTTGGTACCACGATGGACCCTCCTCACTGCAAGCCTTCGGGGGTCCGACGGAACAACCATCACCTGGGCGTCCCGGGTGCTCCAGGTCAACT ATGATCCTGGCTTGA